A single window of Amphiura filiformis chromosome 17, Afil_fr2py, whole genome shotgun sequence DNA harbors:
- the LOC140137995 gene encoding uncharacterized protein, whose amino-acid sequence MTANKAFLRELLDTPMLATVVINPDQPIATPASHCHRSDSGSDKKKVPTITVSNQTPYQRKKIGDNQEESTFSGGSKSTVSGRDTSTFSGERSKEKRTLSESSKRYINFQW is encoded by the exons ATGACCGCAAATAAG GCATTCCTCAGAGAACTTCTCGACACGCCTATGTTAGCCACCGTCGTGATCAACCCAGATCAGCCTATAGCCACTCCCGCATCCCATTGCCATCGTTCTGATTCCGGCTCCGACAAGAAAAAAGTTCCAACCATAACTGTATCAAACCAAACTCCTTATCAAAGGAAGAAGATAGGCGACAACCAGGAGGAGTCAACCTTCAGCGGTGGTAGCAAGTCAACTGTGAGTGGAAGGGACACGTCAACCTTCAGCGGAGAGCGAAGCAAAGAGAAACGGACTCTCAGTGAAAGTAGTAAAAGATACATCAACTTTCAGTGGTGA